From Daucus carota subsp. sativus chromosome 6, DH1 v3.0, whole genome shotgun sequence, the proteins below share one genomic window:
- the LOC108226785 gene encoding protein DA1-like, translating to MEYNSGYIDGGYGAFTFKNPLSEYENEDVHYAANYTIPEANSPEMNSEESSYTEEDEQHTGSIQGSMKYIDESMRKTSMTKGKRWWGKLFSGLNIIKKFNLFDAASWESSTSKWDYNCQADKVCDVCEEAIHSSWVTRPYWGQIVCYKHISDGTPMCCSCLRFKLGNTRYINLSDGRKLCSECHSTAIMDTETCIPLFQEVYRFFEGLNMEIIKDIPIFLVDKHEINKIRYEFGGKDHPGYPLGMATCRAGLVVQSVARSFQRGDNIHVVKEVQYIQRIYEVTSLLLVYGFPRLAIGATLAHEMMHSWMRIEGYKGLREEVEEGICEVMAHRWLDWHAFIGDDFLHTTPEQAQFLRNLKEVLKNDIERNYCKTYGGGFRDAKWAIERFGLKYTMSHVAQTGNFPQ from the exons ATGGAGTATAACAGTGGATATATCGACGGAGGATATGGAGCTTTCACATTCAAG AATCCACTGTCAGAGTACGAGAACGAAGATGTACACTATGCTGCTAATTATACTATCCCAGAAGCAAACAGTCCAGAAATGAATTCTGAGG AGTCTTCGTATACAGAGGAAGATGAACAACACACGGGATCTATCCAAGGAAGTATGAAATATATAGATGAATCGATGAG GAAAACAAGCATGACTAAAGGAAAAAGATGGTGGGGAAAACTATTTAGCGGCCTAAACATCATCAAGAAGTTTAATTTGTTTGATGCGGCATCATG GGAATCTTCCACATCAAAATGGGATTATAACTGTCAAGCTGATAAAGTTTGTGATGTTTGTGAGGAAGCA ATACATTCTAGTTGGGTAACCCGTCCCTATTGGGGTCAGATAGTCtgttacaaacatatatcagaTGGGACTCCGATGTGCTGCAGCTGTTTAAGATTCAAG TTAGGGAACACGAGATATATCAACCTCAGTGATGGTCGAAAACTTTGTTCTGAGTGTCACTCCACAGCAATAATGGATACTGAGACATGCATTCCCCTTTTTCAAGAAGTCTATAGATTTTTTGAAGGATTAAACATGGAGATCATCAAGGATATACCAATTTTCTTAGTTGATAAACATGAGATTAACAAGATTCGTTATGAATTTGGCGGAAAG GACCATCCAGGATACCCATTGGGTATGGCCACATGTAGAGCAGGACTGGTTGTGCAGAGT GTAGCAAGATCCTTTCAGAGGGGGGATAACATTCATGTAGTGAAAGAAGTGCAATACATACAACGTATTTATGAGGTGACATCCCTACTGCTTGTGTATGGTTTCCCCAG GTTAGCAATAGGCGCAACCTTGGCTCATGAGATGATGCATTCGTGGATGCGTATTGAAG GATATAAAGGGCTTAGAGAAGAAGTGGAGGAAGGTATCTGCGAAGTAATGGCACACAGATGGTTAGATTGGCATGCATTCATCGGAGATGATTTCTTACACACTACGCCAGAACAAGCTCAGTTCCTGAGGAACTTGAAAGAGGTTTTAAAGAATGACATAGAAAGAAATTACTGCAAGACTTATGGTGGTGGTTTTAGAGATGCTAAATGGGCTATTGAGAGATTTGGGTTGAAGTATACAATGTCCCATGTGGCTCAAACCGGAAACTTTCCACAATAA
- the LOC108224450 gene encoding ubiquinol oxidase, mitochondrial-like produces MNHLLAKSVMRRLISGGGSIRSASPAPALTIFRAVTESATARRESLVYVRGGGVELMKRMMSSEAVKVTEEKKEVKEEKKKSESNVVVSSYWGVARPRITKEDGTEWPWNCFMPWETYQADLSIDLGKHHVPKTFLDKVAYKTVKLLRIPTDVFFQRRYGCRAMMLETVAAVPGMVGGMLLHLRSLRKFQQSGGWIKALLEEAENERMHLMTMVELVKPKWYERFLVLTVQGVFFNAFFVLYMMSPKVAHRVVGYLEEEAIHSYTEYLKDIESGAIENVPAPAIAIDYWRLPKDAKLKDVITVIRADEAHHRDVNHFASDIHFQGKELRDAPAPLGYH; encoded by the exons ATGAATCATCTGTTAGCCAAGTCTGTGATGCGCCGTTTGATCAGCGGCGGTGGCTCCATCCGCTCGGCGTCTCCGGCGCCGGCGCTGACGATATTCCGGGCAGTGACTGAATCGGCGACGGCGAGGAGAGAGAGCTTAGTGTATGTGAGGGGAGGAGGTGTTGAGTtgatgaagaggatgatgaGCAGTGAGGCGGTGAAGGTGACGGAGGAGAAGAAGGAAGTGAaggaggagaagaagaagagtgAGAGTAACGTGGTGGTGTCGAGTTATTGGGGAGTGGCGAGGCCGAGGATTACTAAGGAGGATGGTACTGAGTGGCCTTGGAATTGTTTTATG CCATGGGAAACATATCAAGCTGACTTGTCGATAGATCTTGGTAAGCACCATGTACCAAAGACATTTCTTGATAAGGTGGCTTACAAGACTGTGAAACTACTAAGGATTCCGACGGATGTTTTCTTCCAG AGGCGATATGGATGTCGTGCAATGATGCTAGAAACTGTAGCAGCTGTTCCTGGTATGGTCGGAGGTATGCTGCTGCATCTGAGGTCTCTCCGCAAGTTTCAGCAGAGTGGAGGTTGGATTAAGGCGTTGCtagaagaagctgagaatgagAGGATGCACTTGATGACTATGGTTGAACTTGTGAAACCAAAATGGTATGAGAGGTTTCTGGTTCTTACCGTGCAAGGAGTCTTCTTCAATGCTTTCTTTGTTCTTTATATGATGTCCCCCAAAGTGGCACATAGAGTTGTTGGGTACCTGGAAGAAGAGGCAATACATTCATATACCGAGTATCTGAAGGATATTGAAAGTGGTGCAATTGAAAATGTTCCTGCTCCTGCTATAGCTATTGATTACTGGAGACTTCCTAAAGATGCCAAACTAAAAGATGTCATAACTGTGATCCGTGCTGATGAGGCTCATCATCGGGATGTTAACCACTTTGCTTCT GACATTCATTTCCAGGGGAAAGAATTAAGGGATGCACCAGCTCCGCTTGGTTATCATTGA